The Pseudomonadota bacterium DNA segment ACCTGCAGCCACTCGCCGGGGGTGTTGGCCTGTGGGTCGGTCGGCACCGGTTCGACCGGCTGCGGTAGCTCGCGCGCCTGCACCAGCGCAGCAGGGGCCACCGGCTGCGCGTAGGTGATCACCGGCTGCTGCTGGATGATCACCGGCTGGGCCGGCTGGGTCACCGCGGCGGTGATCAGCGGTTCGGCGCGCCGGGCGGGCCGCTGGGCCGCGTGCTGCAGTGGCGCGCGGCCGACGCGAGCGGGTTGGCCCTGGATGTCCGGTGCAACGTAGACACTGAACTCGGGCAACACGTGGTAGAAATCGAAGTCGGGTTCCTGCGGCTCCGGCGGTTTGGGCTCCGCCTGGCGCGCGATCAGGGCGTCGATGGTGTCGCGCGGCTTCGGTGGTGTGAGGTACGACTTGCGCCACTGCACGTGGCTGCGCGTGTCGGTTTCAACCGGTGCGGAGCGTTCGAGCCGGTACATCAGGAACGCAAAGGACATGAGAAAGACCGACGCGGTCGTCAGGCCGACAATCTGAATGCCCGCTGAATTCTTGCTGCTCGCCATCTACCCGTGAACTGGCTGCAGGGCACACCCCGCAGCGACCGAACCGTGGAGCTAAAGCGTAGTCGTTGGACAGCGGTTGTACAGGTTCCGAGCGTGAAAATCCGCCTGTGCACCCGCTCGCATCACATGCGCTCGAGCGCCTCGATGCCGAGCAGGCCGAGGCCGTCGACCAGCACCGTGTGGGTGAGCTGACTCAGCGCCAGGCGGTTGGCGGCCACCGTCGCCTCGCTGCTCAGCACCGGACAGGCTTCGTAGAAGGTCGAGTAGAAGCTCGCGAGCTCGTAGAGGTAGTTGCACAGGAGGTTCGGGAAGCCGCGCGCGGCCACTGCGTCGAGTGTTGCGGCGTAGCGCACCAGGTGCTTGGCAAGGTCGCGCTCGGCAGCGTGTTCCAGCGTCGGGGCGGCGCTCGGGGTGAGGCTTTGTTCGGCGGCGCGGCGCATCAGGCTCGCCATGCGGGCGCAGGCGTAGAGCAGGTAGGGCGCGGTGTTGCCGTCGAAGCTCAGCATCTTGTCAAAGCTGAAGATGTAGTCCGTGGCACGGTTCTTCGAGAGATCGGCGTATTTCACTGCGGCGATGCCGACGCGGTCGGCGATGGTGCGCGCCTCTTCAGCGCTCGCGTCGGGCAGTTTCTCTGCCACCACCTGGCTGGCGCGCTCCACCGCTTCGTCGAGCAGCGATGCGAGTTTCACGGTGCCGCCGGCCCGGGTCTTGAACGGCTTGCCGTCCTCGCCGTTCATGGTGCCGAAACCGAGGTGCTCGAAGTGCTTGCCTTCGGGCAGGAAGCCCGCTGCGCGCGCGACCGCAAAGACCTGCTCGAAATGCAGGTGCTGGCGTTTGTCGACGACGTACAGGGAGCGGTCGCAATCGAACTCGCGCACGCGCAGGCGCACCGTCGCGAGGTCGGAGGTGGCGTAGAGGTAGCCGCCGCCGGCTTTCTCGACAATCAACGGCAGCGGGTCGCCGGCCTTGTTGGTGAAGGCGTCGAGGAACACGCACTTGGCGCCGGCGTCTTCCGTCAGCAGCCCGGCGGCTTCGAGGTCGGCGACGACGCGTGGCAGGTCGTCGTTGTAGCGGCTTTCGCCGTCGAGGTCGTCGCGTGTCAGCAGCACCCCGAGCCGGGCGTAGAGCGCGTCGGCATGGGTGAGCGTGATGTCGTTGAACTGGTGCCAGAGCGCCATGCACGCGGCGTCGCCCGCTTGCATCGCGACCACCAGCTCGCGGGCGCGGTCGGCGAACGCGGGTTCGGCGTCGAAGCGCTTCTTCGCCGCCTGGTAGAAGCCCTCGAGATCCGAGAGCAGCAGCGCCTCGGCCCCCGCCGGTTCAGCTTCGAAGTGCGCGAGCAGCATG contains these protein-coding regions:
- a CDS encoding SPOR domain-containing protein; translation: MASSKNSAGIQIVGLTTASVFLMSFAFLMYRLERSAPVETDTRSHVQWRKSYLTPPKPRDTIDALIARQAEPKPPEPQEPDFDFYHVLPEFSVYVAPDIQGQPARVGRAPLQHAAQRPARRAEPLITAAVTQPAQPVIIQQQPVITYAQPVAPAALVQARELPQPVEPVPTDPQANTPGEWLQVGAFSRRDDASRRRAEVALLGLRAHIEPAVIRGNTVFRVKLGPFDDRSARSDANTRLSGAGIESIIKSR
- the argS gene encoding arginine--tRNA ligase, encoding MKSRIAELLQTAVDRLVAEGNLPAGTAPAIRVDEAKDKAHGDFASNLAMVLAKPAGKAPRAVAEALLAALPADDAIGGVEIAGPGFLNFRVDAGVLDRQLAAMLADTRLGVPTNDAPETVVIDYSAPNLAKEMHVGHLRSTIIGDALVRVFERLGHTVIRQNHVGDWGTQFGMLLAHFEAEPAGAEALLLSDLEGFYQAAKKRFDAEPAFADRARELVVAMQAGDAACMALWHQFNDITLTHADALYARLGVLLTRDDLDGESRYNDDLPRVVADLEAAGLLTEDAGAKCVFLDAFTNKAGDPLPLIVEKAGGGYLYATSDLATVRLRVREFDCDRSLYVVDKRQHLHFEQVFAVARAAGFLPEGKHFEHLGFGTMNGEDGKPFKTRAGGTVKLASLLDEAVERASQVVAEKLPDASAEEARTIADRVGIAAVKYADLSKNRATDYIFSFDKMLSFDGNTAPYLLYACARMASLMRRAAEQSLTPSAAPTLEHAAERDLAKHLVRYAATLDAVAARGFPNLLCNYLYELASFYSTFYEACPVLSSEATVAANRLALSQLTHTVLVDGLGLLGIEALERM